The following coding sequences lie in one Spinacia oleracea cultivar Varoflay chromosome 1, BTI_SOV_V1, whole genome shotgun sequence genomic window:
- the LOC110792516 gene encoding BTB/POZ domain-containing protein At2g24240, translating into MVGYGMIPKDTVSFNVGGKIFETTSTTLANAGRNSYFGALFDDHWNLHLPQSQSQSQSQSQIFIDRNPECFGVLLDLLRTGELYVLPNLPEKLLFREAQFYGLYDQVRAAKWGPFDGNCLRLTSSITGRAPGDGTAIRAGPDGGCCVAHGCMVHVYDWMLEEHRPLHLDYQIVNDVGWLDANHIVVSACERLGRGDGGMGLFNASNGELRHKFQVQHENQIKSFTAGALASSSKMIYSSCKGRSNEYGIGVWDQETGQQVDFFYEPLGWSLGDADRLQWLPASNCLLVSTLFPRKDNCYISLLDFRAKSMVWSWSDIGAAGPNPILVDDKRVRDAIAMEESSSICVVNEFEDLGFIDLRSSASSVRWSSRSRLVNVMKANKRMQHAEDEPCYPKLAFHNSQLFSSMNDSISVFSGPDWVLTSRLRRGYGGPICDFSIAGDRLFALHSEENVFDVWEAPPSPPTF; encoded by the coding sequence ATGGTTGGTTATGGAATGATCCCAAAGGACACAGTTTCCTTCAATGTTGGCGGTAAAATCTTCGAAACTACCTCAACTACCCTTGCCAATGCTGGCCGCAATTCCTATTTCGGAGCTCTTTTTGATGATCATTGGAATCTTCACCTTCCACAATCACAATCACAATCACAATCACAATCACAAATCTTCATTGATCGAAACCCTGAATGCTTCGGTGTATTGCTGGACCTTCTCCGTACTGGTGAGCTTTACGTCCTCCCAAACCTCCCGGAGAAGCTTCTTTTCCGAGAGGCTCAATTCTACGGTCTCTATGACCAAGTTCGTGCTGCCAAGTGGGGCCCCTTTGACGGTAACTGCCTCCGCCTAACCAGTTCTATCACAGGCCGAGCTCCTGGTGATGGTACTGCAATTCGGGCTGGCCCAGATGGAGGGTGCTGTGTTGCACATGGCTGCATGGTCCATGTCTATGATTGGATGCTGGAGGAGCATCGTCCCTTGCATTTGGATTACCAGATTGTCAACGACGTTGGGTGGTTAGATGCTAATCATATTGTAGTCAGCGCTTGCGAGAGGCTTGGCCGTGGTGACGGTGGTATGGGCCTCTTCAACGCCTCTAATGGTGAGCTGCGTCATAAATTCCAAGTTCAACATGAGAATCAAATCAAGAGTTTTACAGCAGGTGCCTTGGCCTCCAGCTCCAAGATGATCTACTCCAGCTGCAAGGGGAGGAGCAATGAATACGGCATTGGGGTATGGGATCAAGAGACAGGACAGCAGGTGGATTTCTTCTATGAACCCTTAGGATGGTCTCTTGGGGATGCAGACAGGTTGCAGTGGCTCCCAGCTTCAAACTGCCTTCTTGTATCCACCCTTTTTCCTAGAAAAGACAACTGTTATATCAGCTTATTAGATTTTAGAGCTAAATCCATGGTATGGTCCTGGTCTGATATAGGGGCAGCTGGTCCTAATCCCATTTTGGTAGATGACAAGCGTGTCAGAGATGCCATCGCAATGGAGGAATCGAGCTCCATATGTGTGGTAAATGAGTTTGAGGATTTGGGGTTTATAGACCTCAGAAGCTCGGCTTCTAGTGTAAGGTGGAGCTCTAGAAGCCGGTTGGTTAATGTTATGAAAGCCAATAAGAGGATGCAACATGCAGAGGATGAACCTTGCTATCCTAAGCTCGCCTTTCACAACTCACAGCTATTCTCTTCCATGAATGATTCAATTTCTGTATTCTCAGGCCCTGATTGGGTATTGACCTCCAGGCTTAGGCGAGGGTACGGGGGTCCTATTTGTGACTTCTCCATCGCTGGGGATCGTCTCTTTGCCCTCCACAGTGAAGAAAATGTCTTTGATGTCTGGGAGGCCCCTCCTTCCCCTCCCACATTTTAG